In Leptolyngbya sp. NIES-2104, the genomic window CACTCCACCATCGCGACCCAGAAGATACGCATAGGCGAGATGTTCGTCTTGTCGATCGAGCAACCACGATCGGAAACCATCATTGTGTGGAATATCGTGATTCACCACGAATGTAACCGCTCGATCCCAAGGAAGGGCATTGTTTTGGGCGAGTGGATTTGACAAAGCGCGAAGAGAGCCACCAAAACCAAAGGCTTCTCGGATCGTTTGAAAGAGCGGAAAATCGTAGGCAGAAATCCAGGTTTCACGTAAGAAGGGATCAAGGAAAACGGCTTGATCGTGGTCGCTTCCCGTCAACACTTCCCCAAACCAGAACGAGTCCCGAAACACTGCGAGATCCACGAGACTATCGATCATTCGTTCGGTTAAATGTTTGATCGCATCAATCCGAAAGCCATCAAATCCCATTTCGACGAGCGCTTCAACCATTAAATGCTGTTGTTTCAGCACCCAATCTGAGTCTTTGAGATCCGGCAAACCAGATAAATTTTGATACTGAACGGCTCCGCGATCCGACCATTCGCCCCCGTCGATTTCCCCTGCTTGATTGAAGTCCCACGACGAAAACACACCTTCACTTAAATCGCCATACAATCGATTCTCTTCAAACAGTGCAGGTTCTGCTTTGTATTTTGCAAGTTCGGCTTCTCCTGGAAAATTTAAGCGATCGTCTCTCGCTTCATTCGCCATGTGGTTGATCACTAAATCTGCATAAACTCGAATTCTCGAAGTTCCACTGTGACAAGCTTCAATCAATCGTTCCAAATCCCGCTTACCACCAAGATAAGACAGCAACACCCGATAATCTTTCGGCTGATACCGTTGCCACCATTGATCGCCCTTCGGATCAGAGTAAAGCGGTGGCGGAATCAAGATTGCACCGTATCCAGCCTTACGGATCGAATCTAAGTTCTCAATAATATCCGTATAGCGCCAATTGAAGGCGTGAAGAGTCACATTCGGCATGGTGTACTTCTTCCGGTAGATTGACCTTCTCAAGGTAGCAGAGATTTAAGTGATGGCTAAAGAAAGTTCGATCGCTGAATTTTTCTGATTACGATGATTGGGGGTATATACAAGCTGTACTAGCTTCGTTGCAGTGCCGCCCTGAAATGAATTTCGGGCTAATCGGCGAAAGTCCTTTGAAAAGGACTAAGAAACTGCAATTAGATCCGGAGTCTACTTCAGTAGACTTTCCACGATTAGCCCGAAATTCATTTCAGGGCGGGAGGCAATCGAAGCGAGAAGACTTTCAACACTCTCTAAGACGAGAGGTTACGTCAGCCTGTTTTAATTCGATCGCTAAATCTTCGATCGACATTATCACCACCAGGAGCAGATGCCCCGATCACAGTTTCACCGTTTTTCTCTTTCCGAGCGAGTTCGAGATTGAGCGTCAGCAGGCGGTCTAAAAGGTTGTCAGTCGGTTTGAAGCCGTAAGCTTGAAGCACGAGTTTATCTAGCTGTTGATGAAGTTTCGAGAGGCGGCTAGAGGGTTCGTGAAAGTAGTTGTTGTAGAGCTTGGTGATCCCCCAATCGCGTCGATTCATCTGATCGGAGCGGTATTCATGGAGGTCTTGCATCGTGCCTCGGATTTCTTGAATTAGCGATCGAGCAACCGTCTGAGGAAACGGAAAAGTCTCAAAACAAGTTGTGTTGGTGTAACGAGTATCACTTTTCAATGTTGAGCTTTGAGCTTTGACCCAAGTGCGATGAACCATTGAAGTCAGAATTCCAAGAATGTAGAAATCTTCACTTGCAACAACTTTTACAAGATTACTTGGTAGCCAAGTTGTAGAACAAGGAAGAAACACACAACACTTTGACACTTCAGGAACGCCAAAATATTGATGAAGCGGTAGAAGCGATCGACGCATCTCAGAACGAGAGCGAAGAAACTGCCACCAGTTATTTCTAGCTCTAGAATCTCGATTGTTCTCCCGTTCTGGCTTTACATACTTCTTGAGATGCTCAAAAGGCAATGTATATTCACTCGCTTCTTCAATATCTAAATCATTAAAATCAATGATCCATCGTTCCGGTGTTCCAAGCGGATTTCGAGTAAGATTCTCGCCTGATGAGAACCGTTTCAACACTTCAACATTCTTCAAATCAGCTTTAATCCATTGTTCGGCTTGCTCTTGAGTAATCAGAAAATCCTTTCCAACCGGAATCACACCCTGAAAGCATTGTCCTAAATTCGCTTGCAATCGCACTGCATTCGATACATTCGTCTCAGCAGTAAGCGACGATGTAATATGCGAAACAACTTGACCATCAAGCCGATACTTTTGGGGTTGCTGCTTTGACCAGTTCACAATACTAACGTGAACCTTTGCTTCACCCGACCAAGGCTGGGTCGAAATTGCAGTATGAATCTGTCCGCCATTCTGCGTGATGTACTCCAAAGATGCCGATCGACTTTTGCCCTGACTAATCGAATTCGTTCCCACCAAGCCAACCCGCCCAGTTTCATCGATCGTCTCATGCGCCTTTCGGAACCAATACACACAGAAATCCACATCTTTCGGATACTGTTCAAACACCCGATCGATATAACCATCGCCCAAATTCAACCGCAAATGTTTCCCACCCAAAAACGGCGGATTTCCTACGATCGCATCTGCCTTTTTCCACTCCGAAAACAGCGCATCCTGACACACAATATTGTGATCCAACGTATCGAGCGGTAAAGCCGATTCAGTCAGCCCGAATGTATCGATCGCAATCTTCCGCGCAATCATCATCGTCACCCGCGCCAACTGCACCGCAAACAAATTCGTATCCATCCCAAAAAACTGATTCGGACTCACCAATCCGCCGATCTGAAGCTGAGTACAACTGCCCATCTCCGTTGTGCGATCGAGCAATCGTTTCTCAACCCGCTTCAGCTCCTGATACGCCACATAGAGAAAATTTCCCGATCCACAAGCCGGGTCTAGCACTCGATACGCCTGTAGCTTCCGATGCAATCCCTGTAACTGTTTCAGCGTATTCGCCCCTTCAATCTGCGCCTCCCAAAATTCACTAATCGTCGGAATCACAATCTGCCGAATATCCGCTTCAGAAGTATAGTGCAGCCCATGAGCATGACGATAAACCGGATCACACGCAGAAGTAAAAATGCTGCCAAAAATCGACGGACGCACCTGATCCCATCGCTGCGACGCACAATGATGTAACAATTCAAGCTCATGACCTTCTAACGCGATCGAATGAATGATCGAAAACAATCCACCATTAAAATACTCAACGCCTGCAAACCGAGAATGTTTCGGCGCACGTTGCTTTTGATTCATCGCATTGAAAAGACCACCCAAAACATCATAAGAACTCCCTTTTTGATCAATACAATCTTGAACACAAGAAATAAACAAATCTTTCGGCAACAATTCGCGATCTTCTGCAAACATCGCTAACACACATTGCAGAATAAACCGCTGAATTTGCTCCTCATTAAATTCAGAAAATCCTTGCTGTCTTCCCCGCTTTAAAAGGGTCTGATACAAGTCTCCAATCAGTTGAGCATTCTTCTCAGTAATTTCAACTTGGTTATTTCTAAAGATCGGCGCATGATTCGCCTTTCCCATGAAATTAAGCGCACTCGATCGGTGAACCAATTCATCCAGCTTGATCACATCGACAGGCGTATCAACCTGATTATGAAAATCATAAATCCAAAACTCATCGAAATTACAGAGCAGTGAATATCGAGGTTTCGGAGTCAATCTCATCCAATAGCGTTCAAGCTGATTGTAATGATGTGCCAAATTCTCACCGCGAGACTTCATCTCAATCAGAACTTGATCGCTCCACACCAAATCCGCAGAGCCTTTATTCCCTTTAGCGCTACCCTTTGCGATTCCCTGTTCAAATTCCGCTCCAGCCGCGATCGCACTTTCATACCCAAACGCCTGAAAAAACGCATTCAAAAAGCTTTGCGCTTCCTTCTTTTCATTCCCTTTAATATAAGCCTGAGAAAAAGCAACAAAATCCTGTAAATTCGCGATCGCATTTGAGGTGATTGCCGACATAAATTGAGGAAACTAAACGGGGCATTACTGCGCCATAGTTCCCCCGATTTCCATCAAGAAGACTCCGAATTTCTTAGCAATTTTCTACCTCTAAAAATGCAAAAATCTCGCTTAAAATCTCAAATTAAGCGATTCAACGGATGCTGTGATCTGACTCATTTCAAGCCGTGAAATTGATCACATTTCCGCTGCGTTGTTCGCTCGCCTCGGAATGGAATCGAAGCGAAAAGACTCGTCGAACTTAGGTCAAATAAATGTCCAACTTGAAAACGTTGCCGCCTGCCCACACGGTTGATTCAATTCATCGAGCACCGTCCAGAGAATCACATCTTCAATCCAGAAGCGTTTCCCTGTGCTAGAAATGCGAATCCCACGATAACCGCTGACATAGCCTTTGGATTTAGTTTCAGTCAAGAGGCGCAATCGCTCTTCTTGACTGACAGGTTCCGCCGATTGTCTCGATGGCGTTCGCGTAAATGTTTCCCAGTCCATTTCCCACAGTGTTAACGCTTGTTGATTGCCATAGTTAAATATCGGATCGGGTTCGGTTCCATGTGAGACAACTACAAACGGCGCATTAAACAAAGCTTCAGGCGTTTCAATTAACGTTTTGCCTGTCCAATGATGAAAGCTCTTGATTAACCGTTGAGCTTGTTTAACCTGCCAATCAGAGAGCAAACTATTTGAAGCCTCGTTCCATTTCTCAGGGGTAAAACTAACCAGATTAGTTTTTGTGGCAACATCTTGAATAGCACTCATCAGGTGATCGCGATTAGCTTTAGTCGAAAGCAGATACTCAGTCTCATCTTGAGAAATTGAATTTTCATTCTGCTGCATTCTTAATTAACCCTGATTTGGTTTAGAAAAATAAGAGCAAGAACTTTCACAAGCAGGATAAGCAGTTTGATAGGTACTCGATCGACGACCAAATAACGCATACCGATTGTCACGAACCCGCTCATAAACGCGATCGCCCACCCATTTCATCCCTGGCAAATTCTGATAAGCCGTGACAAACACATTTCCAACCGGAAGCAATCTTCCGATTTCTTCAGCCGCATCACTCCCTTGCCATCTGCGATCGAGTTTCACATTGTCAATCAAAATCATCCCCATTTCACAATCTTGGGCACTCACTCCAAATTGAGCTAATCCCGTTTCATCTTGCATGGGCAGATATTGAAAGCGTTCGCCTTTATCAATCTTTTCGAGAACTTGAACAAGATTCGAGCACAGATTACAGTGCCCGTCGTAAATCACGGTGTAAGGTTTCATCGGCGGAAGCGTTGAAGAATACGATCGCTAAACTGGTCTACTTCTGGTAATTTTAAC contains:
- a CDS encoding alpha-amylase family glycosyl hydrolase; translation: MPNVTLHAFNWRYTDIIENLDSIRKAGYGAILIPPPLYSDPKGDQWWQRYQPKDYRVLLSYLGGKRDLERLIEACHSGTSRIRVYADLVINHMANEARDDRLNFPGEAELAKYKAEPALFEENRLYGDLSEGVFSSWDFNQAGEIDGGEWSDRGAVQYQNLSGLPDLKDSDWVLKQQHLMVEALVEMGFDGFRIDAIKHLTERMIDSLVDLAVFRDSFWFGEVLTGSDHDQAVFLDPFLRETWISAYDFPLFQTIREAFGFGGSLRALSNPLAQNNALPWDRAVTFVVNHDIPHNDGFRSWLLDRQDEHLAYAYLLGRDGGVPLIYSDHNESRHAEDRDRWLDVYKRPDLVAMIQFHNAVHAQPMHILFESDVLLVFRRGDKGIVAINKSSENQWAEFSTWGLKNPGKYRDLIHPHEITLAGNTFSLWIPPRTAQMWLATS
- a CDS encoding MEKHLA domain-containing protein, with the protein product MSAIQDVATKTNLVSFTPEKWNEASNSLLSDWQVKQAQRLIKSFHHWTGKTLIETPEALFNAPFVVVSHGTEPDPIFNYGNQQALTLWEMDWETFTRTPSRQSAEPVSQEERLRLLTETKSKGYVSGYRGIRISSTGKRFWIEDVILWTVLDELNQPCGQAATFSSWTFI
- a CDS encoding thiol-disulfide oxidoreductase DCC family protein, with product MKPYTVIYDGHCNLCSNLVQVLEKIDKGERFQYLPMQDETGLAQFGVSAQDCEMGMILIDNVKLDRRWQGSDAAEEIGRLLPVGNVFVTAYQNLPGMKWVGDRVYERVRDNRYALFGRRSSTYQTAYPACESSCSYFSKPNQG
- a CDS encoding DNA methyltransferase, translating into MSAITSNAIANLQDFVAFSQAYIKGNEKKEAQSFLNAFFQAFGYESAIAAGAEFEQGIAKGSAKGNKGSADLVWSDQVLIEMKSRGENLAHHYNQLERYWMRLTPKPRYSLLCNFDEFWIYDFHNQVDTPVDVIKLDELVHRSSALNFMGKANHAPIFRNNQVEITEKNAQLIGDLYQTLLKRGRQQGFSEFNEEQIQRFILQCVLAMFAEDRELLPKDLFISCVQDCIDQKGSSYDVLGGLFNAMNQKQRAPKHSRFAGVEYFNGGLFSIIHSIALEGHELELLHHCASQRWDQVRPSIFGSIFTSACDPVYRHAHGLHYTSEADIRQIVIPTISEFWEAQIEGANTLKQLQGLHRKLQAYRVLDPACGSGNFLYVAYQELKRVEKRLLDRTTEMGSCTQLQIGGLVSPNQFFGMDTNLFAVQLARVTMMIARKIAIDTFGLTESALPLDTLDHNIVCQDALFSEWKKADAIVGNPPFLGGKHLRLNLGDGYIDRVFEQYPKDVDFCVYWFRKAHETIDETGRVGLVGTNSISQGKSRSASLEYITQNGGQIHTAISTQPWSGEAKVHVSIVNWSKQQPQKYRLDGQVVSHITSSLTAETNVSNAVRLQANLGQCFQGVIPVGKDFLITQEQAEQWIKADLKNVEVLKRFSSGENLTRNPLGTPERWIIDFNDLDIEEASEYTLPFEHLKKYVKPERENNRDSRARNNWWQFLRSRSEMRRSLLPLHQYFGVPEVSKCCVFLPCSTTWLPSNLVKVVASEDFYILGILTSMVHRTWVKAQSSTLKSDTRYTNTTCFETFPFPQTVARSLIQEIRGTMQDLHEYRSDQMNRRDWGITKLYNNYFHEPSSRLSKLHQQLDKLVLQAYGFKPTDNLLDRLLTLNLELARKEKNGETVIGASAPGGDNVDRRFSDRIKTG